The proteins below come from a single Aptenodytes patagonicus chromosome 2, bAptPat1.pri.cur, whole genome shotgun sequence genomic window:
- the ZHX2 gene encoding zinc fingers and homeoboxes protein 2 has protein sequence MASKRKSTTPCMVRTSEVMEQEGAEGVEAPKEKGAGIPQQDFKKNWPSESSVKDCEVVEAKPPAENQSKKPQGGYECKYCPYSTQNLNEFTEHVDTQHPNVILNPLYVCAECNFTTKKYDSLSDHNTKYHPGETNFKLKLIKRNNQTVLEQSIETTANDVTVTSGGLENAECDDSLHGGISASKTPMMKLGKPKGETKKGTKKLEEGVTENHVDGTLPRIITEATEAIACINGDLLHDVLAHVMPSVQLPPNINLVPKVPVPLNSTKYNSALDTNATMINSFNKFPYPTQAELSWLTAASKHPEEQIRIWFATQRLKHGISWSPEEVEEARKKMFNGTIQAVPQTITVLPAPLTTAKMPQPIIQTALPCQILGQTGLVLTPVSNGSTVSCSPITLAVAPNQGQKRTIQTLSSAPEAKRPHVVQMPEIPAKLTAVPLTPASERKKTKEQIAELKASFMASQFPDDAEVYRLIEATGLSRSEIKKWFSDHRYRSQRGIVHIPGDALGKDQIAPSAGRHSRSFHPYTDFTPQRFKEKTQEQLRALEESFLRCSFPTQGELDRLRVETKLSRREIDSWFSERRKIRDSMEQAVLDSMGSYRKIKEQGTPNGAISQAELLSSSQLPGALSGSSTTFKKTQEQIHLLKSTFARTQWPSPQEYDQLASQTGLTRTEIVRWFKENRSSLRTGSLKWIDQYQQQYVVDGRNEQNQKKGSRHIESSKNGNEVSRQHHQEHKKLNEENGGKLVVRAKRDCEPLKDSLLGNQAEGTDRLECNSHDGHGSEENEEPAEVNWVEVTVGEDDAASDCTDSWSQTAPEGQAELADFDSESISGDNSHI, from the coding sequence ATGGCTAGCAAAAGAAAGTCAACGACTCCCTGTATGGTGCGAACTTCTGAAGTCATGGAGCAGGAAGGCGCAGAGGGCGTAGAGGCTCCTAAAGAGAAGGGGGCTGGCATACCACagcaggactttaaaaaaaattggcctTCAGAAAGCTCAGTCAAAGACTGCGAAGTGGTTGAGGCAAAGCCCCCAGCTGAAAATCAGTCTAAGAAACCCCAGGGCGGTTATGAGTGTAAATACTGCCCTTACTCAACACAAAACTTAAATGAATTTACCGAGCATGTTGACACTCAGCATCCAAATGTCATTCTCAACCCCCTGTATGTCTGTGCTGAATGCAACTTCACAACCAAAAAATATGATTCTTTATCTGACCACAACACAAAATACCACCCAGGAGAGACTaactttaaactgaaattaattaaaCGCAATAATCAGACTGTTCTAGAGCAGTCCATTGAGACCACTGCTAATGATGTCACTGTCACAAGTGGTGGGCTAGAAAATGCGGAGTGTGATGATTCACTTCATGGGGGAATTAGCGCGAGTAAAACACCCATGATGAAACTGGGAAAGCCTAAAGGGGAAACCAAGAAGGGTACCAAAAAGCTGGAAGAGGGAGTTACAGAAAACCATGTGGATGGCACTCTCCCCCGCATCATAACTGAAGCCACTGAAGCTATTGCTTGTATAAATGGAGACCTTCTCCATGATGTGTTAGCCCATGTTATGCCCTCTGTACAGCTGCCACCAAATATTAACCTTGTCCCCAAGGTCCCAGTACCTCTGAACAGTACCAAATACAACTCTGCACTGGACACTAATGCAACCATGATCAACTCCTTTAATAAATTTCCTTATCCAACGCAAGCAGAGTTGTCTTGGTTGACAGCAGCATCAAAACATCCAGAAGAACAAATCCGAATCTGGTTTGCTACGCAACGTTTGAAGCATGGTATAAGTTGGTCTCCTGAAGAAGTGGAGGAGGCAAGAAAGAAGATGTTCAATGGTACTATCCAGGCAGTTCCCCAAACCATCACTGTCCTGCCAGCTCCTTTGACAACTGCAAAAATGCCCCAGCCTATCATCCAGACAGCTTTGCCTTGTCAGATACTGGGCCAGACCGGTCTGGTTTTGACTCCTGTGTCAAATGGTTCAACTGTTTCCTGTTCACCAATTACACTTGCTGTTGCCCCGAACCAGGGGCAAAAGAGGACGATACAGACCTTGTCAAGTGCCCCAGAGGCCAAGCGTCCTCATGTAGTTCAGATGCCTGAGATTCCTGCCAAGTTGACTGCTGTACCACTGACACCAGCCAGTGAGCGAAAAAAGACGAAGGAGCAGATAGCAGAGCTGAAGGCCAGTTTCATGGCAAGCCAGTTTCCCGATGATGCGGAAGTCTACCGGCTGATAGAGGCAACGGGTCTCTCCAGGAGCGAGATCAAGAAGTGGTTCAGTGACCACAGGTACAGAAGTCAAAGGGGCATTGTGCACATCCCTGGCGATGCTTTAGGGAAAGATCAAATAGCACCTTCAGCTGGTCGACACAGCCGTTCGTTTCACCCATACACAGATTTTACTCCCCAGAGATTCAAAGAGAAAACCCAAGAGCAGCTTAGGGCCCTCGAGGAGAGTTTCCTAAGATGCTCTTTTCCTACCCAAGGAGAATTGGACAGGCTTCGAGTGGAGACTAAGCTGAGTAGGAGGGAGATAGATTCATGGTTCTCTGAGCGGAGAAAGATAAGGGACAGCATGGAGCAAGCTGTCCTGGACTCAATGGGATCatacagaaaaattaaagaacaaggaACTCCCAACGGTGCAATAAGCCAGGCAGAACTGCTGAGTAGCTCCCAGCTCCCTGGTGCTTTATCTGGGTCCTCCACCACGTTTAAGAAAACGCAAGAGCAGATTCATCTACTGAAAAGCACATTTGCAAGGACCCAGTGGCCATCGCCCCAGGAGTATGACCAGTTAGCATCTCAGACTGGACTCACAAGAACTGAAATAGTTCGCTGGTTCAAGGAAAATCGGTCTTCACTAAGAACAGGGTCACTTAAATGGATTGACCAGTACCAGCAGCAGTACGTTGTTGATGGTCGTAatgagcaaaaccagaaaaagggaTCAAGACACATCGAGAGTTCAAAGAATGGCAATGAGGTGTCTCGGCAGCATCACCAGGAGCATAAAAAACTGAATGAAGAGAATGGGGGGAAACTAGTGGTGAGAGCAAAAAGAGACTGCGAACCACTGAAAGACTCTTTGTTGGGGAATCAAGCGGAGGGTACGGACAGGTTGGAGTGCAACAGCCACGACGGCCACGGCAGCGAGGAGAACGAGGAGCCGGCGGAGGTCAACTGGGTGGAGGTGACGGTGGGAGAGGATGACGCTGCATCGGACTGTACAGACAGCTGGAGCCAAACGGCACCCGaaggccaggcagagctggcgGACTTTGACTCTGAAAGTATATCTGGAGACAATTCCCACATATAG